A section of the Triticum dicoccoides isolate Atlit2015 ecotype Zavitan chromosome 7A, WEW_v2.0, whole genome shotgun sequence genome encodes:
- the LOC119333677 gene encoding BTB/POZ and MATH domain-containing protein 3-like, which translates to MAASPSASPAPTGARVRDTMSRHSTVLVRGTHQFSIVGFSLHQRAGVGNFIRSDAFEVGGHSWAIRCYPAGNREEEEGYLSLYLEVLSTPALEKTTVKYSFEINGPAGTSPLLAQPCAWDDFTTDNISWGYKKYVKVDSLDSRYLRNDCLVVRCTVEVQESKTGATTSSSIAVPPSGIRQDLARLLDSKRGADVTFQVGGNDYAAHKAVVAMRSPVFCAQFFGALADKPGSRHVRIHDMKPAAFEAVLHFIYTDALPPVFKDDSKQSHREMMCDWLAAADRYGLERMRLLCESALHETIDVENAAWTLELADRHHCPQLKAFCVDYIVSPGVLTDVMATEGYKQLKTNCPSLLVDVLEKLTWK; encoded by the coding sequence ATGGCCGCCAGCCCGTCTGCCTCCCCGGCTCCCACCGGCGCGCGCGTCCGGGACACCATGTCCAGGCACTCAACGGTGCTCGTCAGGGGCACGCACCAGTTCAGCATCGTCGGCTTCAGTCTACACCAGAGGGCCGGCGTCGGAAACTTCATCCGATCCGATGCCTTTGAGGTCGGAGGTCACAGCTGGGCAATCAGATGCTACCCCGCCGGCaatagagaggaagaagaagggtaccTATCACTGTACCTGGAGGTGTTGAGCACccctgctttagagaagaccactGTGAAGTACAGCTTCGAGATCAATGGCCCTGCCGGAACTTCGCCGCTTCTTGCCCAGCCGTGCGCATGGGACGACTTCACCACCGATAACATATCATGGGGGTACAAAAAGTATGTCAAGGTAGATTCTCTTGATTCGCGGTACTTGAGGAACGACTGCCTCGTAGTGCGTTGCACCGTCGAGGTTCAGGAGTCGAAGACCGGAGCGACCACGTCCAGCTCCATCGCGGTGCCGCCCTCCGGTATCCGCCAGGACCTCGCGCGGCTCCTGGACAGCAAGCGGGGGGCGGACGTGACCTTTCAGGTCGGCGGGAACGACTACGCCGCGCACAAGGCGGTGGTCGCGATGCGGTCGCCGGTCTTCTGCGCTCAGTTCTTCGGGGCACTGGCGGACAAGCCCGGCAGCCGCCACGTGAGGATCCACGACATGAAACCCGCGGCCTTCGAGGCCGTGCTCCACTTCATCTATACGGACGCCTTGCCCCCTGTCTTCAAGGACGACTCGAAGCAGAGCCACAGAGAGATGATGTGCGACTggcttgcggcggcggaccggTACGGCCTGGAGAGGATGAGGCTGCTGTGCGAGAGCGCGCTGCACGAGACCATTGACGTGGAGAACGCCGcgtggacgctggagctggcggACCGGCACCATTGCCCACAGCTCAAGGCTTTCTGCGTGGATTACATCGTGTCTCCTGGTGTCCTGACGGATGTGATGGCAACCGAGGGGTACAAGCAGCTAAAGACGAATTGCCCATCTCTTCTTGTTGATGTCCTGGAGAAATTAACTTGGAAGTAG